Proteins from one Chitinophaga oryzae genomic window:
- a CDS encoding HAD family hydrolase yields the protein MKNIKNIIFDLGGVILNIDHQLTREAFTALGVQHFEQLYNQFKGSRLFDNLETGHITPEGFLAEMKKHVAEGVTDEQIIAAWNAMLLDFPLQRLQLLQQLRQHYGMYLLSNTNAIHLETFNKILQDTRGIPSLSVFFDKAYYSHLMGYRKPDPESYRMVLDENDLKAEETLFIDDTLPNIEGAKVVGLQTLHLQAPKTILDIFRPQNG from the coding sequence ATGAAAAACATCAAAAACATCATCTTCGACCTGGGAGGGGTGATCCTCAATATAGACCACCAGTTGACCCGTGAGGCTTTCACGGCGCTGGGGGTGCAGCATTTTGAACAATTATACAACCAGTTCAAGGGTTCCCGGTTGTTCGACAACCTGGAAACGGGGCATATCACACCGGAGGGTTTTCTGGCGGAAATGAAGAAGCATGTGGCCGAAGGTGTGACGGACGAACAGATCATCGCGGCCTGGAATGCCATGCTGCTGGACTTCCCCCTGCAACGTCTACAGCTGCTGCAGCAGCTAAGGCAGCATTACGGTATGTATTTACTGAGCAATACGAATGCGATACACCTGGAAACGTTTAATAAGATCCTCCAGGACACGCGGGGCATCCCGTCACTGTCGGTGTTTTTCGACAAGGCGTATTATTCCCACCTGATGGGCTACCGGAAGCCTGACCCTGAGTCTTACCGGATGGTGCTGGACGAGAACGACCTGAAAGCGGAAGAGACCTTATTTATTGATGATACGTTGCCCAACATAGAAGGGGCGAAGGTGGTGGGCTTACAAACGCTTCACCTGCAGGCTCCGAAAACGATACTGGATATTTTCCGGCCGCAGAACGGCTGA